The region aaaaaataacagttttaAGTGCAAAATTAAACAGGCCTTTTCTCCTGAATTAACATGCGCACGCTGCTAATTAAACTAATGATTAGCAATTGGCAATCATCAGGCAgatatttgccattttttttctttatgtacgCTAACCCATTacaacattatatatatatatatatatatatatcatatatataaaattacaactaaCTACAATACAGGAAATTACAAGCAAAACAATAAGATAGACTTGTGCAAATATATTATTACTCGagaattcttgaaaaaaaagaaaaagaaaaaagcattcAACAGAAATCAACCGTAAATGTGAAAGTTAAATAAGGCACACATTCCACAAACTATTGGTAAGACACACAAATGACATGAATGAATGTCCTATAACTGCAAAATAATTCGACATTGCATGGTTCAATGCATTCTGGGAACTGTGTGGctacacacatttttttcttactgtCAAATTTGCTTTTGTGTAGTAATTTACCAAATATTACTGTAAATTTAACAGTTTCCGTGTTTTTCTGTCATGATTTTACAGCGTTTCGTTGTACATCCCCATATAGCCTCTGCAGTTAAGTCAGTAGATTTGAGTTTTATgattctggttttatttttcaggactGCTGCTGTCTGTCGGCGTTACGATGCTTCCGGGCCAGCTTGCACGTGCAATTCAACTTGACGgaaagaaagcaaaacaaactttACCGCAGCCTCAAGCACCCAATCACTGTAAGTCGAGCTCGATCAAGTAGCTCGGATTGCAGTACAGTGCAAACaatgtgattaaaaataataataataattattattattattaattcttTCAGGAGAGAGGTCTTGACTTATGCAAATCAGGAAATGCTGTGGTAAGAAAATAAGTTTCCCTCCTCTACTTTTATGATTCTAGCTACACAAGTCTGTCATATTTGATGAcgttaaagttttttttgtttcccaccCTCCCTCAGGCCACCTGCGCAACGTGTGATTCGCATCCGAAGACAACTGCTCGAGAATTTGTCAACAGACTGGAGTCTCTTATTCAAAAGGTAAGTTCCGCCTCTTTCCCGTGGTGCCGTTCTGTGTAAACGGGGATGTCCCAATCACATTGTCAATCCGATACCTTGGCATCCCAGCCAACATGGAcgtgcttttcttttttcacttcacCTCACAAACTAAAAACGCTATATTGTGGAATATAAAACTGTCTATCATTTGGGCAATAACTTTGCAGCTCatgactatttaaaaaaaaaaaaaaaaaaaaaaatcgaatgtTTTTAACAAGATGCCTGATCACGTCGTCGGATCAGGACTGAATAGTCCCGGAACGTGGCGGACACATTCGCCATAATACGGCGGGTCCTTGCCGCCTTCGCCGGGTTCTGTGAAATAAACTCATGCTGGCTCAATCGTTACGTCGTGGATGCGCAACTGCCCGAAAAGTTTGGCATATTGGGCTTTCGTGAAATTTCcggatgaacttaaaatgcgcTACAACCTTTACAGTTGagcttaatttgaccttctctaaactttgaACTGCACATTTCCGACTGTTTAATGTGTCGGTACGTTTTGCACAACTTGACAGACAAAATTTACAACAGGTGTTGAATTAATGACTCGACCAATGCATTTCCAAGGACGCCTACTTCTATATCTTCCTGTGACTCTGTccctctgttgcaacctgctgatgacactctgtgACACTGTGCTCTGAAACGTGTACATGCAATAGTTGGCTATTCCTGTTTTCTATATAGATTACTGGAAATGTATTGTTTCACAAATCTGCCATTCTGTCTCTTTTAGGCTATCAGCAGACTGAGCGTCAACTGAGCAGACAGCAAGTTCAAGTCCCGAATAGAAAAAGAAGACACTATGCTGAAAAGACGCCCCAAAACAAGCTGCAGTCTTCtatttatttaacttatttatttattattttgagacgaCGGGTTCCCAAAAAAAGCTGCTTTATCGCCCTCTGGTGGGCTTGGCATTTGGTCTGCTTCCATGTCAAATgtgtcattcatttcaatgtgagATTCTACCATAACGACAGATGTGATTTATACTATGTATAATAGCATCTTGTCGAAGGTTACCTTTTATGTgacgaaaataaaataaaaacttcagacttaactttttttgttctgaTTTTTGAACATCATGCGCACAAGTGTGATTATTCTTCATGATGGTTTGAGAaggtttgaaaatgtgtttttgacaaGAGAATTCCTGATTGCCTGCTGACTTTGTTgcaatcagcaagtttaaagcAACAGGTCACGGTACATATCAGTAGtttttggcgccatctggtggcaacGTGGGACCAAAGAACTgctaaagtgagttgaggagcttcatttagacaaactaATCCTTTGCTGCCATTGTTTTGGTTTGACAGGAAATTACAGTACACTATAAACCTTTTTGTAGGTTTTTGCTATTGTGGCAGGGCTCACTGTATTCCATGAATGGGGAATTATTCTTAATatgaacattttgctgttttattcaaATCTGTCCAAATAAATACAGGGGACCCTTTCTTGGCTTATGATGGAGTTCTTACGAACAAGACGTAACCCAAATTTTTACAAAAGTTGGAGCACTTCATAGTCCATCATGTGTGtccaactcaaggcccgggggccagatccggtcTGCCACCTCATTTTTCTGTGGCCCtctaaagcaaatcaagtgtgtcTACTTCAGGTTTATTGCTAAATTgacttgttcttttcattttgggagaaaatgtgtacccaaaaaaatggcaaatttgCTTCGCTTCTCACAGATGACAAGCATTTTCTTTCagtgacttctgatttcaaatgaaTCCCTCTGAGGCGAAACAAtgactacgatgtggcccacaatgaaaatgagtttttattttttttattttgcgttTTTAAATGTAACGGCAATGGAGGTGGGAAATTGTGGAAGCAGATTGTTGCCACTCCGGATTTAAAAAGAGTACAGTAGATATAGTACATATAATGCAAAGTAAACTTTAACACTATAACCAAAGATGTATCAAGATGTATCGTATCGTTGGCAGTGTATGGAGTTGTTGCGGTATTGGCCAAATGTGGAGCTATGTAAGCTAATATTAGCCCCCAAGAAAAAGCATCTaaagcagacatgcccaaagtccggcccccgggccaaatccggcccgtgttcatatttccaccggcccgaagcctctgtcataaaaccaataatatgtggcccggcagtgcaAAATACAcgtgcaattttatttttcaccacaggatggcagtaaacttgtggctgaactctcgcggggccgttttgcgcatgatctgttttttgcccatttctaaaatggcaactggaagtaagaaaaggaaagttgatagcgagggccgacgtttccaggacaaatggaagtctgaatattttttcactgagtttcgaaacaactgcgtctgcctaatttgccaagagactgtggctgtgttcaaggagttcaatataaagaggcacgaccagacggaacatgcgaATTACGAcaggctaactgggaacgaacgcagtgaaaaatggaagcaactggaagccggcttaacggcacagcaacacgttttcacaagagccactgagtcgaatgaaaatgcaacaaaggcaagctatgaggtggcaacgctgattgccaagaactgcaaaccttttactgagggtgaatttattcaagactgtgtgatgaaaatggtggagaacatttgtcctgagaaaaagcaacagttcgtcaatgttttcctggctcgtagcactgtgtcacgaaggatcgaaggagtttcttctgatattaagagacagttggacgcaaaaggagtggagtttgattttttttcgtgagcccgtgacgaaagcacggacgcatccgacagcgctcagttactgatttttttgagaggagtggacagtgaaatgaacgcgcgtgaagagctacttgacctccagagccttcaggaccaaacaagagggaaagattgatttgcttctgtttgttccgccgtacatggcatcaaattaaagtggaatccaatcacggggattattacggatggcgcacctgccatggttggcgagcacagtggattatcatcccgagtgtgtaacaaagaaagcgaagaaggaggtaaagctataaaactccattgtattattcaccaaaaagttctatgtgccaaaccaaTTCcatggatctcagtgacgttccagcccacctgcagctggagctcattgagccgCAGTGTGACACGGACTGTCGCacccggtaccaacaactccctcttgtcaacttttaccagcagcttgataaagacaggttccaagagattcgtacatttgctaagaaaacatacttgtgagaagacattctgtCTGATCTGTAAAACAATagaatgtttctttgtttttatttttttattttattttttatttgctggCTGACTAATGTTAATGTTTATGATCATTAAacatcattacaaaaaaaaaaatctaaaattatATGGTCCTAAAAGAGAATAATGAAGCATGGTCGCAATGGTGTGTACTGGTTAGCATTGTGCATTTTCcagatttttcaaaaatatcaacaaGGATTGATacataacacaaaacaaactaacaaagcCTCAAAATTGGTTCTCACGGTGACAGCTGCACAAATGCCAGCAAGCATGTGTCAACACAAGACACATCACTCGGTCACAAGACCAGGGGAATTACAACAACACTCGGATTTTACTGAGGTTTACTTCACACCTGTGAACGAAATGTGTACTAGATCGTCAACAGTTGCATGCCTGGAACacttttttcttaaaacaaaatcaattctTGGAGAACTCATCATccagtattgttattattttgatttgtcaatcccttataaaaacatacatatactgtacaggctcagagatgtatatatatatatatatattatttttttcacgtgCAGAGTTCCCACACAGAATATATTAAGTATGGGAAATAAAGTCCAATTGTGACGCATTCTAGCCACGTCTACTCAGTAAACAAACCCAGTGAAGCTCACCCTCTGACAAGCCGATGTCGTAGCTAGCTACAATTGAAACCTGGCGTTACTATATAGTAACGTTAGTATatagtcactgtgtgacatgaAATTAGACTAAacgtttcctgttttaggtcatttaagatgaccaaaattatttctatttgctaaatgctagCATTATGAAggcatttgttcatttttgtttttgtttttggagaaaattcATGACTTTCAGacgtttacatacatttcattaagatttggtaccattgcctttTAACTGTGGACTTCGGTGAAACAGTTTGGATATTCTTCATTCTGGACTTTGTTATACTTGAGGCACTTggtaaccagtttggcagtatgtttcGCGTCAATGTCCATTTGGAAGTCCCATTCAGgcccaagctttaacttcctggctgatgtcttaagctgttgcttcagtatttccacatcatgttctttctttcctcatgatgctgccaccctcatatttcaaagttgggatggtgttctcaagCTTGCAAACTTCTCCCTTTTCTCATTAAATGTAGCGATGCCCATTATGGTCAAACagttgaatttttgttttgtcagaccacaggacatgtctCCAAAAATCAGGGTCTTTGTCCCTGTGTGCCTTTGCAATGtggcttttttgtttcttttggagttatggcttcttcctggcaaAGTGGCATTCAGTAGAGTACTCATTccactgtggataatgacacactCTTACCAGCTTTAGCCAGCGTCtattttacttttgttcttGAGATGATATGCACTTTGAGACAAAAGCAAGGACATCTCTGAGACACAGAACTCATCTCTTTCCTGAGCGGTATGATGACTGGAGATTCCCATAGTGTTCATACTTGCATATAATTGCttgaacagatgaacgtggcatattcaggcatctggaaattgcacccaaggatgaagcAGACTTGTGTAAGCCctcttcctgatatcttggctgatttcttttaactttcccatgatgtaaaacaaagaagcagtgtgtttcaggtgtgcctagttcaaatacatccacaggtgtgtctcgTGACCTCAATCAGAATCTCACAAAGAAACTACATCATCTGGggtttcccaaattgtttaaagccataataatcttactgtatgtaaagttCTGACTTTGaagtaagaaaaaaatgccttaaaaagttattctctcattattctggcatttagcaagtaaaaataattgtgataatCCTATTTGTTCTAAAACAGGAAAcatttagtctgatttcatgtcagacggagaaaagaaaatatctTTTAAGTGTATGTAACCATCTGGTTTTAACTTTATGTTATGCTTTTGGGAGTACGTCAAATTTGTAAATGCTCTTtagatggagccaaagcaaaaaaaaaaaaaaaaaaaaaaaaaggatacccTAAATGACAACTATTAGcctggaaattaaaaaaacacaaactgatTTGACTAAATTCACCACAAATGGTGATGTCTGCTTTTGCGTTTGAACTCTTCATTTTTAAAGATTCGTGATGAATGTCACTTTTGAGTAGCATAATAGACACTAAAACCCCTAAAACTGATTCGAGACTCTTCTTTTGGAGCATGTCTGGGATTTTAGGTCACTGTCAAAGGTGTCCAACTGCCTAATCATGCAAGTTCCAGGGGTCTTGCATACTTTGTTTTAGTGGGACGATCTGTCGTCTTTACATATTTTGAGAGTTCGCGGTCCCCTTTTTGGGTTTAGTGGacctttttctgaaaatgtttgagGAAAGCCAGGGCGATGCGATGACCCAACATGAAACTCACGCTAAATGATTGGAAACCTTTTGGCCGAGTAACGTCAGTTACTCTAAGGTCATTACGAGATGTCGCTGAGGATGAGTAGCCCAACCTCAACACATCATTGTTCCAACTTTCACTTGCAAACGGGGAAATCCCTGCGCTCTTAACATgacaccaaacacacacaaccatgTTTACAAGTGCTTTAGCACAAACGTAGATTAGAGACAATACATTCATCCCtaatgagcatttttttttttttttttttttttagattttaagaTCAttgcaagtcactgatggtgtagtggtacacacgcctgactttggtgcaggcagcgtgggttcagtttccactcagtgacggtgtgaatgtgagtgcgaatggttgtccgtgtctatatgtgccctgcgactgactggcgaccagttcagggtgtggtccgcctttcgcccgaagtcagctgggataggctccagcgtcccgcgaccctaaccaggataagcggtggtgaaaatggatggatggaagatcaTTGCATGGATTTGTGTAGTTCTACATAAAACACAATGGCCTGTGCTATTATAACGCAAAAAGTGATGAAAACATGCACTAAAAAGATGATCATGAAGAACTTTTACGTGATCCATGAGTGTTTAGCCTTCAAacacaaagttaaatacagtcGTACCGTGTTCTTACGAGTTGAATTGGTTCCGTGACCATGTGACGAGGGCTGCCACGATCTAATCTTTTGAGACTCGATTATCCTATAGCATATATGTCAatctcaggcccgggggccaaattatatttggcccgcatgaccacattaaatgtgtattagagctggcccgtcAAAATATAGCACAtgtgccactaatattacaaatcccataATGCATTGCTAGTGCCCCATCACTCTataccggcgagcgccccttccctttctgttgcagtcgttagcaactatgctaccagtctcctcgaacAAATCTACACTTGCCCTCCCCAAAAacggccaaacgaaagatggaaaacagttaacttccaagacaggtgggaggcagattatctggtcactaaagtaaaagacggacctgtttgtcgtgtacggagcaacgtggctgtgaCAAAGAATACACcatcattttttattgtttttaatgccctttatcaactccgaGGCAAACTTTCATGTATTTTTACGCCTTGTtcatcatcacttttttttcttgtgctatgtctttattcttgtaagatgaCGACTTTTTTCTTGGGTTCTTATGACTTTAATctcataaaatattattaaCACTATTCTCATAGCTTTTGTCtcattacaactttaatcttgtaatataataatttttccTGTATTACTACCCCTTAATTTCCATAAATGTACCTCTTGTATTATGACTATTTTTGTAAGATGAATACTTTTttgatatatccatccattttctgagccgcttctcctcactagggtggcgggcgtgctggagcctatcccagctgtcatcgggcaggaggcggggtacaccctgaactggttgccagccaatcgcagggcacatacaaacaaacaaccatccgcactcacattctcacctacgggcaatttagagtctccaattaatgcatgtttttgggatgtgggaggaaaccggagtgcccggagaaaatatatattgtgacttaattcttgtaaaattccaacaTGTTCCTTGTATTAGgactttaatatcataaatGTGACTGTATTATTACTACTTTATTTTGTAAGATTTGACTTTTCTCTTGtaaactttattctcgtaaaattacaa is a window of Phycodurus eques isolate BA_2022a chromosome 9, UOR_Pequ_1.1, whole genome shotgun sequence DNA encoding:
- the il21 gene encoding interleukin-21; this translates as MKLVLLCLLAVCCSSLASAADMTLERRKLLEVLRQLGDVKDSLQRRELLVNTPPQNIEDCCCLSALRCFRASLHVQFNLTERKQNKLYRSLKHPITERGLDLCKSGNAVATCATCDSHPKTTAREFVNRLESLIQKAISRLSVN